One Nymphaea colorata isolate Beijing-Zhang1983 chromosome 12, ASM883128v2, whole genome shotgun sequence genomic window, CAGCATAAAAATGCGCAATCCAGATCAACACACCGTAGTCAGAACCTACATTTATTTTCTAACTGTACTATACCCTTACATAAATACTGTCGACAAAATTGCTTAAAATTTGCACATGTATGATGGAACAGTCCTTAAACTGTGATAACCAGGCCTTTGGATAGTAGACATAATACACTATACATAACCTCCACCTTTATTGAGCTACATATCATAATTCTAGAGTTGCTAATATGTCTTTATTTAACTTGGTCATATAAAGCATTCGACAGGATGCATATTTTCCTCTAGAAATGTGTTGCATTTAACCATGAGTCTACATGTGTGCTTAGAGTTCTTGTATAAGAACTGGAAAGTTTTCATGTggtttcttcattcttattgaGCAAGCTTCAGATAACCACAACTTCTGCAATAGTTAATAATTTTCCTAAGAAATATGTTCTTTAACTATACTGTATAGTGTATACAAGGGCTCAAATTCTGAGTACTGGCACGGTCCATTCTTAATAGCTATATCAAATGggacatatgtgtgtgtgtgtcctaTGTTGATCAGTTATTTCATTTGTGCATTTTAGGCCATGAAATTTATGTGCTTTTTTGTGCTTGTCAAAACAGCTGAATGATGCTGCATTTGATCTTTCACAAGGTCCTGTCATCGAAGAGGTATATCCTTTTGCATCCTTCCTGCATCCATTGGGATACTCTTGAACTAGAATTTTATTTGTTGGTCAGTTAACTTTTACATATTTAAAGTTGCATTTGGGTCAACTAACGAGTGTCTTTGCCAATCATATTATAGTGTCACCAACTGTAGTATATAGATCTGTTGTTTGCAAGTACTTATATACCTCAAAAAATTAATCCTAAAATTGCATAGTTCTGTGGAACATTATACTAAAAggaattttattcatttgttgGTCCCAGTGTGGTCAAGAGCTTGGAGAGATGCTGTTGAATCTCTCACGAGCATGGGAGCTTGCAGATACAGCTACATCCAGCGATATAGTGAGCAAGCTCCCTGCCTTAGAGCGTCTCTTGACAGACAGTGTCAAATCAGGTAGGATTTCTCATTAGTAATTGTGTAACTGAAAGCAGTCTCCTTTTACTATTATTGTCATTCTTAATATCATAATTGTTTTTAATTGTTATTTCTTATGTTTTCCTTGGTTTTCAGCGTTTGGAAGGCGCTTAGTATCTGCAGGCAGGAGATACGAGTCAATGGGACAATATGGACAAGGCGAACTACAAAGGGTATGTATGTACCACTTGCCACATTGGCAGCTTGCATGGTCATGAATGTATCAAAGATATCGACAGTGCGAGGGAATCATTCTTAACATTGATGGGATTCTAGGTTGTCAACTAGATATGTATTAGCGTAGACTATCTGTGGCATCACATTAAATATTCGTGAACTCTTTTGCAGATTGCCAAGGCATTGTCTGCAACAGGGAAAGCGTTGTCTGCTAGTCCAGTCACTGCTGCTAATGAAATGCCCAAAGCTCAAAGCAGAGTACTGAAGGTAAGTAACTGGACTCTAGCTATTGAACTTCAATGTGCACATTGCAACTCACCAACGTCCTTCAACTGGAGTACTAACATTTGCAGTTTGGGGAGTTGCAAGTTGAGTTAACGCCTAAGAAAGCATATGTTGGTGCTGTTATTGGTCTTGTATTTGGGTAAGCTCCAATTTACTTGAGACATGTCTTTTAAATATGGTGCTGATGCTTCAAGGTTTCAACTTCAGGATTCTCTCTTGGGAGTTGGGTCAAGGTGTCTTAAGCATACAAGAGAGTTCGTTAGAGTATGCAAATGACAATGCTTTATTGCTAGCAAAGGTACTCTTTTTTGTGATTATTATCCTCAATCTTTTCCAATGTGCCTTTTATTGATACATACAAGTACATGCAGTCTTTAAGGGGGTCACTTCTGGCTCTTTGCTTCGCATCTGCTTTCTTGTCGGCATTTGCATCTATTGGACTCATCTTACTTGGAAGACAACTTGATTCCAAGGATAAATCTTAGATGTAAGAGATCGGCTTCATGTTGCTTGCTCCAGTTGCTAAGTTTGGGAAGTATGATAAGGCTGGAGTCTACAGAAAATTCATCCCATGATGAGTATGTATTAATTTCTTCTGTTCCAAGTAAccattttttgttcattcttgtGAATGAACTTGCATTCATAATGTGAAGCGGTTTCATACTCTGTGTATCTGCCATGCCTCTTCACTATCTCCCTACTATTGATGTTCAGAATTTCATTCTGATTGCACTTTTTTCACATGTTTCATGTATAGTGTATGTTAGGCTGCACAGCAAATGTCTGGCAAAAATGAGGAAAATTATGTATACATGTGTTTGGAATCCCTACACTGAAGGAGCTTCTCTGCATTGAAAGTCTGTGAGACCTCTTGCTGCCCGATTGCTGATGGAAAATCGCATGCGCAGGTAGACCATGGTTTTCTTAGTTCTTTTGATTATGCCTGCAACTACTCAGTAGAGCAGCATATGGCATGCTAGCAAGCAGCGAATGTGATTTAGGTCAAATACAATGTGTACCTCTTTAGAATCCTTTCCCTTTTTGGTCGTCTATAGGCAACTCTGTTTGACAGCCCTATGGAACTCGGGAACTACCATCCAGATTTCATGTAACGTGATACATTTTTGACGAGCACTTACCAGTCCATGAGTCGTAGCTTGCAATAAATTTGGA contains:
- the LOC116266296 gene encoding uncharacterized protein LOC116266296, with translation MASFLLPRPHLLQATATPACSPSPPSASLPFFPALLHPDHHHHHRLSFSSSFSATWRNSNTKKRPSLVRFALAGSEQPNSLEQRQQEALRPLLQELADSFALPNDYFQQLPRDLRLDLNDAAFDLSQGPVIEECGQELGEMLLNLSRAWELADTATSSDIVSKLPALERLLTDSVKSAFGRRLVSAGRRYESMGQYGQGELQRIAKALSATGKALSASPVTAANEMPKAQSRVLKFGELQVELTPKKAYVGAVIGLVFGILSWELGQGVLSIQESSLEYANDNALLLAKSLRGSLLALCFASAFLSAFASIGLILLGRQLDSKDKS